A part of Ziziphus jujuba cultivar Dongzao chromosome 8, ASM3175591v1 genomic DNA contains:
- the LOC132805083 gene encoding uncharacterized protein LOC132805083 has translation MPKLTNEMRFDNIDQQLGELAGVVNAHIIWHNWQEAFEKMETLDDIASRVSALERNQTTWGNTGPSSSTAGERDGAMEEAIERLMSTVNELTEDFRATVEALKIEMGQINTKLAITMRAVENRPAVPMGRDYGRMKVPEPRVYGGARDAKELENFLFDMEQYFRAIKPDSEETKVTMATMYLTNDAKLWWRSKYEDIKNNRCIIDIWDQLQKELKNQFLPENVDYIAWRHLRELRQTGNVRDYVKAFSALMLDIRDMSEKDKLFYFLEGLKPWARTELQRQRVQDLASALGAAERLMDYSTESPINRRSQPSPSNANSGRPFRPANLPRPGGSDNRKPPNTREPPPQNPNAFGFRPRPLTCFLCNGPHRVGECPHKTALSALQASIRSQEHEGGREEVVEEGEDGAQVGALRFLNALSGQVVQARKTNEKGLMFVDAAINGKAAKSVMVDTGATHNFCSEIEARRLGLRLQKDVGQMKAVNSKALPTVGLAKQVPLKLGTWEDRVDLIVVPMDDFDVILGMDFLVKKKAIPIPAANSLLMMGEQTGVVPVQRKQLNNPKLLSAFQFKKGVRRKEPSYIALVVAREGEDDETTPPMVLDALKSFKDVMPDNLPRNLPPRRDIDHNIELIPGAKPPAKAPYRMAPPELAELRKQLGELLEAGFLRPSKAPYGAPVLFQKKKNGTLRLCVDYRALNKVTVRNKYPIPLIADLFDQLSGAKFFTKLDLRSGYYQVRIAEGDEEKTTCVTQYGAFEFLMMPFGLTNAPATFCTLMNQVFRDFLDKFVVVYLDDIVIFSSTLEEHV, from the coding sequence ATGCCGAAGCTGACAAACGAAATGCGGTTCGATAACATCGACCAGCAGCTCGGGGAGCTTGCTGGCGTTGTAAATGCACATATCATATGGCATAACTGGCAGGAGGCCTTCGAAAAGATGGAGACACTCGATGACATAGCCAGTCGAGTGAGCGCACTCGAGAGAAATCAAACCACGTGGGGCAATACCGGCCCTTCGAGCTCCACTGCGGGCGAGCGAGATGGAGCAATGGAAGAGGCCATAGAGAGATTGATGTCTACAGTCAATGAACTGACGGAGGACTTTCGAGCCACCGTGGAAGCCCTAAAGATTGAAATGGGGCAAATAAACACCAAGCTCGCCATCACCATGCGAGCAGTAGAAAATCGACCTGCTGTCCCAATGGGCAGGGACTATGGACGAATGAAAGTGCCTGAGCCCCGAGTGTATGGAGGGGCACGAGATGCGAAGGAGCTCGAAAACTTTTTGTTTGATATGGAACAATATTTTCGAGCAATAAAACCGGATTCGGAGGAAACAAAGGTGACCATGGCTACAATGTACCTAACCAATGATGCAAAACTGTGGTGGCGATCTAAATACGAAGATATCAAGAACAACAGATGCATCATTGACATATGGGACCAGCTACAGAAGGAACTCAAGAACCAATTCCTTCCCGAGAACGTGGACTACATTGCCTGGCGACATTTGAGAGAATTGAGACAGACCGGTAATGTAAGGGACTACGTGAAAGCTTTCTCGGCCCTCATGCTCGATATACGCGACATGTCGGAGAAGGATAAGCTCTTCTACTTCCTGGAAGGGCTGAAACCTTGGGCTAGGACAGAACTTCAACGACAGAGAGTACAAGACCTAGCCTCAGCGCTAGGGGCAGCAGAGCGCCTAATGGACTACTCAACAGAGAGCCCCATCAATAGAAGGTCCCAACCGTCTCCTTCGAATGCCAATAGCGGTAGACCCTTCAGGCCTGCCAATCTCCCAAGACCGGGGGGAAGCGACAATAGGAAACCTCCGAACACGAGAGAACCTCCACCGCAGAACCCCAATGCATTCGGATTTAGACCCCGACCTCTGACATGTTTCCTATGTAATGGTCCCCACAGAGTGGGCGAATGCCCTCATAAGACCGCTCTTAGTGCTCTACAAGCATCCATTCGTTCCCAAGAGCACGAGGGAGGGCGAGAGGAGGTagtagaagaaggagaagatggCGCACAAGTGGGAGCGCTAAGATTCTTGAATGCCCTTAGTGGACAGGTCGTTCAGGCTAGGAAGACCAATGAGAAAGGTCTTATGTTCGTGGATGCGGCGATAAATGGAAAGGCCGCAAAGAGTGTGATGGTGGACACAGGTGCCACCCACAACTTTTGTTCAGAGATTGAAGCTCGAAGGCTGGGCCTACGATTACAAAAGGATGTGGGGCAAATGAAAGCAGTAAATTCCAAAGCCTTACCTACGGTGGGCCTGGCGAAACAAGTGCCTCTCAAGTTGGGAACTTGGGAGGATCGGGTGGATTTAATTGTAGTACCAATGGATGACTTTGATGTAATCTTAGGAATGGACTTCCTAGTGAAGAAGAAGGCAATCCCTATTCCCGCCGCTAACAGCCTGTTGATGATGGGGGAACAAACGGGAGTAGTTCCCGTACAGAGGAAGCAACTGAACAACCCCAAACTTCTATCGGCCTTCCAATTTAAGAAGGGAGTAAGACGCAAAGAACCCTCTTACATAGCATTAGTGGTAGCGAGGGAGGGTGAAGATGATGAAACTACCCCTCCTATGGTGCTGGATGCCTTAAAATCATTCAAAGATGTGATGCCGGACAACTTACCAAGGAACCTACCTCCTCGACGAGATATTGACCACAACATCGAATTGATACCAGGAGCAAAACCTCCAGCAAAGGCACCTTATCGGATGGCCCCTCCTGAGCTGGCTGAGCTACGGAAGCAACTTGGGGAACTTTTGGAAGCAGGGTTCCTGAGACCCTCGAAGGCACCTTATGGCGCTCCAGTATTattccaaaagaagaaaaatggaacTTTGCGCCTGTGCGTAGATTATCGAGCCCTGAACAAGGTCACGGTGCGAAACAAGTACCCGATCCCTTTAATAGCTGACCTGTTCGACCAGCTAAGCGGAgccaaatttttcactaaatTGGATTTGAGATCGGgatactaccaagtgagaatcgCTGAAGGAGATGAAGAGAAAACCACCTGCGTCACACAATACGGAGCCTTCGAATTCCTGATGATGCCTTTTGGGTTGACGAATGCACCAGCAACATTTTGCACCCTCATGAACCAGGTATTTCGAGACTTCCTTGACAAATTTGTGGTGGTGTATCTTGACGACATTGTAATCTTCAGCTCTACCTTAGAAGAACATGTCTAA